Proteins from one Carassius gibelio isolate Cgi1373 ecotype wild population from Czech Republic chromosome A25, carGib1.2-hapl.c, whole genome shotgun sequence genomic window:
- the LOC127946847 gene encoding polyamine deacetylase HDAC10 isoform X2 → MSVKQLKAFSKQYTDVYFHQNIYHCATMAVGATLQLVDSVMKREVRNGMALVRPPGHHSQRSAANGFCVFNNVAIAALYAKKTYNLNRVLIVDWDVHHGQGIQYCFEEDPSVLYFSWHRYEHQTFWPYLPESDYTSIGKGKGSGFNVNLPWNKVGMTNSDYLAAFFHVLLPVAYEFDPELVLVCAGFDSAIGDPEGEMCALPEIFAHLTQLLMPLAEGKICVVLEGGYNLTSLAQSVCQTVQTLLGDPAPQLSGLTAPCESALESIQNVRSAQSSYWSCLNHLEAHSGTSTKRPRLDEKNSKTKETEKPVSESDAKKTVEWPEPLIRTSTDVRTLVAPPPGVEFSLPEGCQNLGEDSQMTSKEVQSIRDKYFQDVTDQNILKPLGKIISVLDQMMNRKVRNGCIVVSDLSLSVRCAYQHALMGLAERVLVVFIGDGNIPVKTDDGRVFLVQICAEETEEKCVNRLSLCLREGEGFTAGFMQAVLSLILPLAYEFNPGLVLGVVGDSGTLLAPVWGHLIGLLQGLAEGRTLTLLQGCDKDLLAVTLSALSGAPIPPLGPLGAPNPEDVQMMEKQRQRLQKRWCSVQEGLGLHSDTTVH, encoded by the exons ATGAGCGTGAAACAGCTGAAGGCATTTTCAAAGCAGTACACTGACGTCTATTTCCATCAG AACATCTATCACTGTGCTACGATGGCTGTGGGTGCCACACTGCAGCTGGTGGACAGTGTGATGAAGAGAGAGGTCAGGAACGGCATGGCACTGGTCAG GCCTCCAGGACACCACAGTCAGCGCTCCGCTGCGAACGGTTTCTGTGTGTTCAATAATGTGGCCATCGCTGCGCTTTATGCCAAGAAGACCTACAACCTGAACAG GGTTTTGATTGTGGACTGGGACGTCCATCATGGACAGGGCATCCAGTACTGCTTTGAGGAGGACCCAAG TGTGCTCTATTTTTCCTGGCATCGTTACGAGCACCAGACCTTCTGGCCCTATCTCCCTGAGTCAGACTACACCAGCATCGGGAAAGGCAAAGGATCTGGTTTTAACGTGAACCTCCCCTGGAACAAG GTGGGCATGACGAACAGCGACTATCTGGCTGCTTTCTTCCATGTTCTTTTACCCGTAGCGTATGAG ttTGATCCTGAGCTGGTTTTGGTCTGTGCTGGTTTTGATTCAGCCATCGGGGACCCAGAA GGTGAAATGTGTGCTCTTCCAGAGATCTTTGCCCACCTCACCCAGCTGCTAATGCCTTTGGCTGAAGGCAAAATATGCGTCGTCCTGGAG GGAGGGTATAACCTGACTTCTCTCGCCCAATCCGTTTGCCAAACCGTCCAGACCCTTCTGGGAGATCCGGCCCCTCAGCTGTCAGGGCTCACAGCCCCTTGTGAGAG TGCACTAGAATCTATCCAAAATGTTCGCAGCGCTCAATCATCATACTGGAGCTGTTTAAATCACTTAG AGGCTCATTCAGGTACGAGCACCAAAAGGCCCAGACTGGATGAGAAGAACAGCAAAACAAAAGAGACTGAGAAACCTGTGTCAGAGAGCGATGCAAAGAAGACTGTTGAGTGGCCTGAACCTTTAATCAGGACATCTACTGATGTGCGAACACTCGTAGCGCCCCCTCCTGGTGTGGAGTTCTCACTGCCTGAAGGCTGCCAAAATCTGGGGGAAGATTCCCAAATGACCTCTAAAGAAGTACAAAGTATCCG GGATAAATATTTCCAAGACGTAACGGACCAAAACATCCTCAAGCCTCTTGGAAAGATCATTTCAGTTCTTGACCAAATGATGAATAGAAAG GTGCGTAACGGATGCATCGTAGTGTCTGACTTGAGTTTGTCCGTACGCTGTGCTTATCAACACGCACTCATGGGCCTCGCTGAACG GGTGCTGGTTGTTTTTATCGGAGATGGGAATATACCAGTCAAAACTGATGACGG GAGGGTGTTTCTAGTCCAAATCTGTGCTGAAGAAACTGAAGAGAAGTGTGTGAACCGTCTGTCCTTGTGTCTGAGAGAG GGTGAGGGATTCACGGCAGGATTTATGCAGGCGGTTCTGAGCCTGATCCTCCCTCTGGCGTATGAGTTCAACCCCGGGCTGGTGCTGGGGGTTGTTGGAGACAGTGGGACTCTTCTGGCTCCAGTCTGGGGTCACCTGATCGGTCTGCTCCAAGGCCTGGCAGAGGGCCGCACACTCACCCTACTGCAG GGCTGTGACAAAGATCTGCTGGCGGTTACACTCTCTGCCCTCTCTGGGGCCCCTATCCCTCCACTCGGGCCCCTGGGAGCTCCCAATCCTGAAGATGTTCAGATGATGGAGAAGCAGAGACAGAGACTGCAGAAACGCTGGTGTTCGGTGCAGGAGGGATTGGGTCTGCACAGTGATACCACAgttcactaa
- the LOC127946847 gene encoding polyamine deacetylase HDAC10 isoform X1, with protein MASGSALIFDEEMSDYKILWTVQVCEIEVPERLTVSYEALKTRGVAERCKQVPVRLATEQEILLAHSEEYLEAVKQTSKMSVKQLKAFSKQYTDVYFHQNIYHCATMAVGATLQLVDSVMKREVRNGMALVRPPGHHSQRSAANGFCVFNNVAIAALYAKKTYNLNRVLIVDWDVHHGQGIQYCFEEDPSVLYFSWHRYEHQTFWPYLPESDYTSIGKGKGSGFNVNLPWNKVGMTNSDYLAAFFHVLLPVAYEFDPELVLVCAGFDSAIGDPEGEMCALPEIFAHLTQLLMPLAEGKICVVLEGGYNLTSLAQSVCQTVQTLLGDPAPQLSGLTAPCESALESIQNVRSAQSSYWSCLNHLEAHSGTSTKRPRLDEKNSKTKETEKPVSESDAKKTVEWPEPLIRTSTDVRTLVAPPPGVEFSLPEGCQNLGEDSQMTSKEVQSIRDKYFQDVTDQNILKPLGKIISVLDQMMNRKVRNGCIVVSDLSLSVRCAYQHALMGLAERVLVVFIGDGNIPVKTDDGRVFLVQICAEETEEKCVNRLSLCLREGEGFTAGFMQAVLSLILPLAYEFNPGLVLGVVGDSGTLLAPVWGHLIGLLQGLAEGRTLTLLQGCDKDLLAVTLSALSGAPIPPLGPLGAPNPEDVQMMEKQRQRLQKRWCSVQEGLGLHSDTTVH; from the exons ATGGCATCAGGAAGTGCACTGATCTTTGACGAGGAGATGAGCGATTATAAAATCCTCTGGACAGT TCAAGTCTGTGAGATCGAGGTTCCTGAGCGGTTGACCGTGTCTTATGAAGCACTGAAGACTCGCGGCGTAGCAGAGCGGTGCAAACAGGTGCCGGTCCGCTTGGCCACCGAGCAGGAGATTTTACTGGCACACAG TGAGGAATATCTGGAGGCTGTTAAACAGACTTCCAAAATGAGCGTGAAACAGCTGAAGGCATTTTCAAAGCAGTACACTGACGTCTATTTCCATCAG AACATCTATCACTGTGCTACGATGGCTGTGGGTGCCACACTGCAGCTGGTGGACAGTGTGATGAAGAGAGAGGTCAGGAACGGCATGGCACTGGTCAG GCCTCCAGGACACCACAGTCAGCGCTCCGCTGCGAACGGTTTCTGTGTGTTCAATAATGTGGCCATCGCTGCGCTTTATGCCAAGAAGACCTACAACCTGAACAG GGTTTTGATTGTGGACTGGGACGTCCATCATGGACAGGGCATCCAGTACTGCTTTGAGGAGGACCCAAG TGTGCTCTATTTTTCCTGGCATCGTTACGAGCACCAGACCTTCTGGCCCTATCTCCCTGAGTCAGACTACACCAGCATCGGGAAAGGCAAAGGATCTGGTTTTAACGTGAACCTCCCCTGGAACAAG GTGGGCATGACGAACAGCGACTATCTGGCTGCTTTCTTCCATGTTCTTTTACCCGTAGCGTATGAG ttTGATCCTGAGCTGGTTTTGGTCTGTGCTGGTTTTGATTCAGCCATCGGGGACCCAGAA GGTGAAATGTGTGCTCTTCCAGAGATCTTTGCCCACCTCACCCAGCTGCTAATGCCTTTGGCTGAAGGCAAAATATGCGTCGTCCTGGAG GGAGGGTATAACCTGACTTCTCTCGCCCAATCCGTTTGCCAAACCGTCCAGACCCTTCTGGGAGATCCGGCCCCTCAGCTGTCAGGGCTCACAGCCCCTTGTGAGAG TGCACTAGAATCTATCCAAAATGTTCGCAGCGCTCAATCATCATACTGGAGCTGTTTAAATCACTTAG AGGCTCATTCAGGTACGAGCACCAAAAGGCCCAGACTGGATGAGAAGAACAGCAAAACAAAAGAGACTGAGAAACCTGTGTCAGAGAGCGATGCAAAGAAGACTGTTGAGTGGCCTGAACCTTTAATCAGGACATCTACTGATGTGCGAACACTCGTAGCGCCCCCTCCTGGTGTGGAGTTCTCACTGCCTGAAGGCTGCCAAAATCTGGGGGAAGATTCCCAAATGACCTCTAAAGAAGTACAAAGTATCCG GGATAAATATTTCCAAGACGTAACGGACCAAAACATCCTCAAGCCTCTTGGAAAGATCATTTCAGTTCTTGACCAAATGATGAATAGAAAG GTGCGTAACGGATGCATCGTAGTGTCTGACTTGAGTTTGTCCGTACGCTGTGCTTATCAACACGCACTCATGGGCCTCGCTGAACG GGTGCTGGTTGTTTTTATCGGAGATGGGAATATACCAGTCAAAACTGATGACGG GAGGGTGTTTCTAGTCCAAATCTGTGCTGAAGAAACTGAAGAGAAGTGTGTGAACCGTCTGTCCTTGTGTCTGAGAGAG GGTGAGGGATTCACGGCAGGATTTATGCAGGCGGTTCTGAGCCTGATCCTCCCTCTGGCGTATGAGTTCAACCCCGGGCTGGTGCTGGGGGTTGTTGGAGACAGTGGGACTCTTCTGGCTCCAGTCTGGGGTCACCTGATCGGTCTGCTCCAAGGCCTGGCAGAGGGCCGCACACTCACCCTACTGCAG GGCTGTGACAAAGATCTGCTGGCGGTTACACTCTCTGCCCTCTCTGGGGCCCCTATCCCTCCACTCGGGCCCCTGGGAGCTCCCAATCCTGAAGATGTTCAGATGATGGAGAAGCAGAGACAGAGACTGCAGAAACGCTGGTGTTCGGTGCAGGAGGGATTGGGTCTGCACAGTGATACCACAgttcactaa